A stretch of Pseudolysobacter antarcticus DNA encodes these proteins:
- a CDS encoding NAD(P)H-dependent flavin oxidoreductase, with protein MHDLKALLRIKLPIIQAPMAGVQGSRLAIAVSNAGGLGSLPCAMLSTASLRNELTAIKAATDKPFNVNFFCHTPPLANAERESAWRKILAPYYREFGLSSDDISASSPRLPFSNEAADLLEEFRPEVVSFHFGLPSAELLARVRGWGAKILSSATTIEEAAWLERHGVDAIIAQGLEAGGHRGMFLTQDLDSQIGIFALLPQIVRAVNIPVIATGGIVDANDVAAALRLGAAGVQVGTAYLLCAEADTSAVHRAALKSDSARHTALTNIFTGRPARGIANRLMRELGPIDEKTPEFPLAATALAPLRAKAESLGGGDFSPLWAGQNASRCREISAAELTRELAQGL; from the coding sequence ATGCACGATCTGAAAGCGCTGTTGCGCATAAAGTTACCGATCATCCAGGCGCCTATGGCTGGCGTACAAGGCAGCCGACTGGCAATAGCCGTGTCGAACGCTGGCGGCCTCGGATCACTACCTTGCGCGATGCTGAGTACAGCATCGTTACGCAACGAACTGACTGCGATCAAAGCTGCGACCGACAAACCGTTCAACGTGAATTTTTTCTGCCACACCCCACCGTTGGCGAATGCAGAACGCGAATCGGCCTGGCGCAAAATCCTCGCGCCGTATTACCGCGAATTCGGATTGAGTAGCGACGATATTTCCGCGTCATCACCACGTCTACCTTTCAGCAACGAAGCCGCCGATCTGCTCGAAGAATTCCGGCCCGAGGTGGTGAGTTTTCATTTCGGCTTGCCGTCCGCCGAACTGCTCGCACGCGTGCGTGGCTGGGGCGCAAAAATCCTGTCGTCGGCTACCACGATTGAAGAAGCCGCCTGGCTTGAGCGGCATGGTGTCGATGCGATCATCGCGCAAGGTCTTGAGGCTGGTGGACATCGCGGCATGTTTCTCACGCAAGATCTGGATTCGCAAATCGGCATATTCGCGTTGCTGCCGCAGATCGTGCGGGCCGTGAATATTCCAGTGATTGCGACGGGCGGCATCGTCGATGCAAACGACGTTGCCGCGGCACTGCGACTCGGCGCCGCGGGCGTGCAAGTCGGCACGGCGTATCTGCTTTGCGCCGAAGCCGATACCAGCGCCGTACATCGTGCCGCGTTGAAAAGCGATAGCGCACGGCATACCGCGCTGACCAATATTTTTACCGGACGCCCCGCGCGCGGAATCGCCAATCGCCTCATGCGCGAGCTTGGTCCCATCGATGAAAAGACGCCGGAATTTCCACTCGCCGCAACCGCCCTCGCACCGCTTCGCGCCAAGGCAGAAAGTCTGGGCGGCGGCGATTTCTCGCCACTCTGGGCCGGTCAGAATGCAAGCCGTTGTCGCGAGATTTCTGCAGCCGAACTCACTCGCGAACTGGCACAAGGTTTATAG
- a CDS encoding M14 family metallopeptidase — MMRNLIFATTLVLAASSVYAAGNDPLSTVAERSGFLKTGRYDEVIELCNAFQNAYPKQVRCIEFGRTPEGGPMKALVVTRTGALTAEEARSRDLPVLLIQGGIHAGEIDGKDAGFLTMREILDNKSAKGALDNVLDKQVIIFVPVFNVDGHERFGRWNRPNQRGPEEMGWRTTAQNLNLNRDYVKADAPEMQAMLRLVNAWDPLAYIDLHVTDGAKFEHDVSIQVEPAHAGDAELQKAGIVLRDAVIADVAKKGSLPLPYYPSFIANDDPSSGFEDSVPPPRFSDGYFLLRNRFGMLVETHSWKNYKTRVGITHNTLVAVIGQIAAHGADWLKAARAADTRAEKLAGQTVPLDYKASAKTRIVDFRGYAYTRTMSDVSGALMTHYDEKKPQIWKLPLHDDIQPIVSIAAPQSGYLVPVAFASAVALKLQQHGIEFRVVNAPQAKVEVEAFRASKANFSAQSFEGHQTLTVQGAWKTESRDLAAGALFVPIAQAKSRLVMELLEPQAPDSLAAWGEFNNAFEQKEYMEEYVAEDVAREQLAANPALAAEFKKKLADDADFAKNPQARLQFFAKRHSSWDERLNLYPVLRTAVAPER, encoded by the coding sequence ATGATGCGTAACCTGATTTTCGCAACGACCCTGGTTTTGGCCGCGTCCAGCGTGTATGCCGCCGGCAACGATCCACTCAGCACTGTCGCCGAGCGTTCGGGATTTCTCAAGACCGGTCGTTACGATGAAGTCATCGAGTTGTGCAACGCTTTCCAGAATGCCTATCCGAAACAGGTGCGCTGCATCGAGTTCGGTCGCACGCCCGAAGGTGGGCCCATGAAAGCGCTGGTCGTCACGCGCACCGGTGCGCTCACGGCAGAAGAAGCGCGCAGTCGCGACCTGCCCGTGCTGCTGATTCAGGGCGGCATCCACGCTGGCGAAATCGACGGCAAGGACGCGGGTTTTCTCACCATGCGCGAGATCCTCGACAACAAATCGGCGAAAGGTGCGTTAGACAACGTGCTCGACAAACAGGTGATCATTTTCGTGCCGGTGTTCAATGTCGATGGCCACGAAAGATTCGGTCGCTGGAACCGTCCGAACCAACGCGGCCCCGAGGAAATGGGCTGGCGCACGACCGCGCAGAATCTCAATCTGAATCGTGACTACGTGAAAGCCGACGCGCCAGAAATGCAGGCGATGCTGCGTCTGGTCAACGCCTGGGATCCGCTCGCTTACATCGATCTGCACGTGACCGACGGCGCCAAGTTCGAGCACGATGTTTCGATCCAGGTCGAACCCGCGCATGCCGGTGATGCCGAGCTGCAGAAGGCCGGTATCGTACTGCGTGATGCGGTGATCGCCGACGTCGCCAAAAAAGGCTCGTTGCCGCTGCCGTATTATCCGTCGTTCATCGCCAACGACGATCCAAGCTCGGGCTTTGAAGACAGCGTGCCGCCGCCGCGTTTTTCCGACGGTTATTTTTTGCTGCGCAATCGTTTCGGCATGCTGGTCGAGACGCATTCGTGGAAGAACTACAAGACCCGCGTCGGCATCACCCACAACACGCTCGTCGCGGTGATCGGCCAGATCGCCGCGCACGGCGCCGACTGGTTGAAGGCCGCACGTGCCGCCGATACGCGCGCTGAAAAACTCGCCGGACAAACCGTTCCACTCGACTACAAGGCCAGCGCCAAGACGCGCATTGTCGACTTCCGCGGTTACGCTTACACACGCACGATGTCAGATGTTTCCGGTGCGTTGATGACGCACTACGATGAAAAAAAACCACAGATTTGGAAGCTGCCGCTGCACGACGATATTCAGCCGATCGTGAGTATCGCCGCGCCACAATCGGGTTATCTGGTTCCGGTCGCTTTCGCGAGCGCGGTGGCGTTGAAACTGCAGCAACACGGCATAGAGTTTCGCGTCGTCAATGCGCCGCAAGCAAAGGTCGAGGTCGAAGCCTTCCGCGCGAGCAAGGCGAATTTTTCAGCGCAATCGTTCGAAGGCCATCAAACACTGACGGTGCAAGGCGCATGGAAAACCGAATCGCGCGACCTCGCTGCCGGCGCATTATTCGTACCGATCGCTCAGGCCAAATCTCGTCTGGTGATGGAGTTGCTCGAACCGCAAGCGCCCGATTCGCTGGCCGCATGGGGTGAGTTCAACAACGCGTTCGAGCAAAAGGAATACATGGAGGAATACGTCGCCGAAGACGTCGCGCGCGAACAGCTTGCTGCGAATCCAGCGCTGGCCGCCGAGTTCAAGAAAAAACTGGCCGACGACGCGGATTTTGCCAAGAACCCGCAAGCGCGCCTGCAGTTTTTTGCGAAGCGACATTCATCGTGGGATGAGCGCCTGAATCTGTATCCGGTGCTACGCACAGCTGTGGCGCCGGAACGTTAA
- a CDS encoding FG-GAP-like repeat-containing protein: MHGKKEFFVSYRTSRRLRATTLLLGLCLSVCASADTTTVAISAASKGSSSVPVNINFPVTRSGDTSYDTILNYHTVDSTAFTGIDYYVNYGTLLIPAGSASANIPILLAADASADPDKNFQLVLDSVTGIGATPSFSTQQIFATGAAPGGLAIADINGDGAPDMIVANASDNTVSVFLNITPPGVSMTNYAPAQTFSVGSNPVAVTVADVNGGGKPDLIVANSGDNTISVLLNTTVIAPFPLSASFATQQIFATGAHPSSVITADINGDGKLDLIVTNTLADSVSVLLNNTIVPGISPLSFSLQTPFATQSHPVSVAATDMNGDGKVDLIVTNHDANTVSVLFSATITGASAPSFSTQQSLFTSTGPASVITADINGDGRPDLIITTDDSINPAVCVLLNTTVANAPVPSFAMPQMFFPGFGPVSVVAADLNGDGKLDLAVAAKGSGLALGEVDILLNQTPAGASQTRFSTLPLFNPAGSQANTLKISDMNRDGKLDLIVTNTGDNTVSVLLNTTAATSALPGFSTRQSFAAGTGPTSVAAADLNMDGKLDLIMPNYDDNTFSVLLNATMSADSLESFTQRQTFATDARPYVVAIADINGDGIPDVITANQDSDTICVFLNTTTPGATQITFSPRQAFSTGAQPSDVISADVNGDGRPDLIVTNFAAGSVSVLLNTTPPGASSSSFSTLQSFSVGLHGIESVAIDINGDGRPDLATVNAIDNTVSVLVNVTPPGAATASFASQQTFATELAPQSIVAADVNGDGKLDLIIANTLSNSVSVLLNTTEQASAVASFSAQHSFPTGAHPFSVAYADIDGDGKPDIIVASYKDSTVSVLRNTTMPGAATPNFATQQTFATGGYPFWVTATDLNGDGKPDLIVADTGISAVSILLNTQYNSLISGSPATGTIVHDLLFASGFQ, encoded by the coding sequence ATGCACGGCAAAAAAGAATTCTTCGTGTCCTATAGAACTTCGCGGCGTTTGCGTGCGACAACTTTGCTGCTAGGGCTTTGCTTGAGCGTTTGCGCTTCAGCAGATACCACAACAGTGGCGATTTCTGCTGCGAGCAAAGGCAGCAGCAGTGTGCCGGTAAATATCAATTTCCCGGTGACACGCAGTGGCGATACCAGCTACGACACGATACTTAACTATCATACTGTCGACAGCACCGCGTTTACGGGTATCGACTATTACGTCAACTACGGCACTCTGCTGATTCCGGCCGGATCCGCAAGCGCAAATATTCCCATACTGCTCGCCGCCGATGCATCCGCCGACCCCGACAAGAATTTTCAGCTCGTGCTGGATAGTGTGACGGGCATTGGCGCTACGCCCAGTTTTTCCACACAGCAGATTTTCGCCACCGGCGCCGCTCCCGGCGGGCTCGCTATTGCCGACATCAATGGCGATGGCGCGCCGGACATGATCGTTGCAAATGCCTCCGACAATACCGTGTCGGTATTTTTGAATATCACGCCACCGGGCGTGAGCATGACCAACTATGCGCCAGCACAGACATTCAGCGTCGGATCAAACCCGGTTGCAGTGACGGTTGCAGATGTCAACGGCGGCGGCAAGCCTGATCTCATCGTTGCCAACTCCGGCGATAACACGATTTCCGTGCTGCTCAACACGACCGTCATAGCACCGTTCCCGTTGTCCGCCAGTTTCGCCACTCAACAAATCTTCGCCACAGGCGCACACCCGAGCAGCGTAATAACTGCTGACATCAACGGCGACGGCAAGCTTGACCTGATCGTCACCAACACTCTGGCCGATAGCGTCTCGGTATTGCTCAACAACACGATAGTACCGGGCATATCGCCACTGAGCTTCAGTTTACAAACGCCCTTTGCGACCCAGTCGCACCCCGTTTCAGTCGCCGCTACCGATATGAACGGCGACGGCAAGGTCGACTTGATTGTGACCAACCATGATGCGAATACCGTCTCGGTGCTGTTCAGCGCCACGATAACGGGTGCATCTGCGCCAAGTTTTTCGACACAACAATCATTGTTTACCTCAACCGGACCTGCTTCGGTGATTACTGCGGACATCAACGGCGATGGTCGGCCTGACCTGATAATCACCACCGACGACAGCATCAATCCCGCCGTCTGCGTTCTGCTGAATACGACTGTAGCGAATGCGCCCGTTCCGAGTTTTGCAATGCCACAAATGTTTTTCCCGGGCTTCGGCCCTGTTTCAGTGGTCGCTGCCGACCTCAATGGCGACGGAAAACTTGACCTCGCGGTGGCAGCCAAAGGCAGCGGACTCGCGCTGGGCGAAGTCGACATACTGCTCAATCAAACCCCCGCCGGGGCGAGCCAGACACGCTTCAGCACATTGCCGCTTTTCAACCCTGCCGGATCGCAGGCGAACACGTTGAAAATTTCCGACATGAATCGCGATGGCAAACTGGATCTCATTGTCACCAACACTGGCGACAATACGGTTTCGGTATTGCTCAATACCACGGCAGCGACAAGCGCGTTGCCGGGCTTCTCCACCCGCCAATCTTTCGCTGCCGGCACAGGCCCCACATCCGTCGCCGCAGCTGATCTGAACATGGATGGCAAACTTGATCTGATCATGCCCAATTACGACGACAACACTTTTTCTGTACTGCTAAACGCAACAATGTCAGCTGACAGCTTGGAAAGCTTTACTCAGCGACAAACATTTGCCACGGACGCAAGGCCATACGTTGTCGCAATTGCCGATATCAACGGTGACGGGATACCGGACGTCATCACCGCGAATCAAGATAGCGATACCATCTGCGTATTTCTCAACACCACTACGCCCGGCGCGACTCAAATAACGTTTTCCCCGCGGCAGGCGTTCAGCACGGGAGCGCAGCCATCGGATGTCATTAGTGCTGATGTGAACGGGGATGGTAGACCTGACTTGATTGTCACAAACTTCGCTGCAGGCTCCGTTTCCGTGTTGCTTAATACCACACCACCCGGTGCATCGTCGTCGAGCTTTTCCACTCTGCAGAGTTTTTCTGTGGGACTACATGGCATCGAAAGTGTCGCCATCGACATCAATGGCGATGGTCGGCCGGATTTGGCTACCGTAAACGCCATAGACAATACCGTATCGGTGCTAGTCAATGTCACACCGCCAGGCGCCGCAACGGCGAGTTTCGCAAGCCAGCAGACTTTCGCAACCGAACTGGCACCCCAATCTATCGTTGCCGCCGATGTAAATGGGGACGGCAAACTGGATCTGATCATTGCAAATACCCTGAGCAACAGTGTTTCAGTGTTGCTCAACACCACAGAGCAGGCCTCGGCGGTAGCCAGTTTCAGTGCACAGCACTCCTTCCCCACAGGCGCACACCCTTTCTCGGTCGCTTACGCGGATATTGACGGCGATGGCAAACCCGACATCATCGTCGCGAGCTACAAGGACAGTACGGTCTCGGTACTACGCAACACGACAATGCCAGGGGCAGCGACGCCAAACTTCGCAACACAACAGACCTTCGCCACCGGCGGCTATCCCTTTTGGGTAACTGCCACCGACCTCAATGGCGACGGCAAGCCAGATCTGATCGTTGCGGACACGGGTATAAGTGCTGTATCGATATTACTCAACACCCAATACAACAGTCTGATCAGCGGCAGTCCCGCAACAGGAACGATAGTGCACGATCTGCTTTTCGCCAGTGGATTCCAATGA
- a CDS encoding anion transporter, translated as MLWITWIVFALTYLGLAIGKVPGTRMDRAAIALVGATLMLCLGVLTLREAVAADSIDYETLLLLFGMMVLVGFLQLSGVFIRLTNVLLARIRTPHVLLATIIFLSGVLSAFLVNDVVCVAITPLILHLVQKLRFDPLPQLIGLATAANIGSVATITGNPQNMIIGVQSQISYLDFALHLAPIALLGLLVDFFLIALIYRKRLAAKRDPDLVPSQPANAKIGADKHIPHQEKVPDRPIHRWLQTKSVIVAVVTVILFFTGLPIALIAIGAAAVLLVDRIKSEKIYRRIDWSLLLMFTGLFVVVHAFQLNVVNGWDVAHWRWLQTPSAGLLSLASAALSNLVSNVPAVLLFEPVMHAITPAAQSNAWLTLAMSSTLAGNLTILGSVANLIVVESAKRGGVPISFWEYSRVGLPLTLLTLAIGIVWLQFVHY; from the coding sequence ATGCTCTGGATCACCTGGATTGTTTTTGCGCTGACTTATTTAGGTCTGGCGATTGGCAAGGTGCCGGGCACACGCATGGATCGTGCGGCGATTGCATTGGTCGGTGCGACCTTGATGCTTTGCCTCGGTGTGCTTACCTTGCGCGAAGCGGTCGCGGCAGATTCGATTGATTACGAAACCTTGCTGCTGTTGTTCGGCATGATGGTGCTGGTCGGATTTCTGCAGTTGTCGGGCGTGTTTATCCGCCTGACCAATGTCTTGCTCGCGCGAATTCGCACGCCGCATGTTTTGCTCGCGACCATCATTTTTCTGAGCGGGGTGCTCTCGGCATTTCTGGTCAACGATGTGGTTTGCGTGGCGATCACGCCGTTGATTCTGCATCTCGTACAAAAGCTCAGATTCGATCCGTTGCCGCAACTTATCGGCCTCGCTACCGCAGCGAATATCGGCTCGGTCGCCACGATCACCGGCAATCCGCAAAACATGATCATCGGTGTGCAATCGCAGATTTCGTATCTGGATTTTGCGCTGCATCTCGCGCCGATCGCGTTGCTCGGCTTGCTCGTCGATTTTTTTCTGATCGCGCTGATCTATCGAAAAAGACTCGCTGCAAAACGTGATCCCGACCTCGTACCTAGCCAACCAGCCAACGCCAAAATCGGCGCCGACAAACATATCCCGCATCAGGAAAAAGTGCCGGACCGACCGATCCATCGCTGGCTGCAAACCAAGAGCGTGATCGTCGCTGTCGTCACCGTCATTCTGTTTTTTACCGGACTGCCGATTGCGCTGATCGCGATCGGTGCGGCTGCAGTTCTGCTGGTCGACCGCATCAAATCCGAAAAGATTTATCGGCGCATCGATTGGAGCCTGCTGCTGATGTTCACCGGACTTTTTGTCGTCGTGCATGCGTTTCAGCTGAATGTGGTCAACGGCTGGGATGTGGCGCACTGGCGCTGGTTGCAGACACCATCGGCCGGCCTGCTGAGCCTCGCCTCGGCGGCGCTGTCGAACTTGGTCAGCAATGTTCCTGCGGTATTGCTGTTCGAGCCGGTGATGCACGCGATAACACCGGCCGCGCAATCGAACGCGTGGTTGACCCTCGCGATGTCCAGCACCTTGGCCGGTAACCTGACGATACTCGGCTCGGTCGCCAACCTGATCGTGGTCGAGAGCGCAAAACGCGGAGGCGTGCCGATCTCATTCTGGGAATATTCGCGCGTCGGTCTTCCACTGACTTTATTGACCCTTGCCATCGGTATCGTATGGCTGCAGTTCGTGCATTATTGA
- a CDS encoding ABC transporter ATP-binding protein, with the protein MSSHQTILELDDASVMRDGRYILDGLTLAIHCGEHTAIIGANGSGKSTLMKLLTLQHYPLAHVDGTPSVRVFGRERWDVFALRRQLGIVSSDMHLALLDAHAVNHLSALDIVLSGFFASLGYFEQAQIDDSMRERAYAALNNVGALALAQKSLDCMSTGEARRVLIARALVHEPQALILDEPTTGLDLVARFGFMQIVRNLARQGRTVILVTHHFDEVIPEIQRVILLRHGRIAADGAKAEVLQSASVSAAFEHAITLHESHGYYHAQLGG; encoded by the coding sequence ATGAGCAGCCATCAGACCATTCTCGAACTCGACGATGCCAGTGTCATGCGCGATGGCCGATACATCCTCGATGGCCTCACGCTCGCGATCCACTGCGGCGAACACACCGCGATCATCGGCGCGAATGGCTCTGGAAAATCGACGCTCATGAAGCTGCTGACCTTGCAGCATTATCCGCTCGCGCATGTGGATGGCACACCGTCGGTACGCGTATTCGGACGCGAGCGCTGGGATGTTTTTGCGCTGCGTCGGCAACTCGGCATCGTCTCGTCAGACATGCATCTGGCCTTGCTCGATGCGCACGCGGTCAATCATCTGAGTGCGCTCGATATCGTGCTGTCCGGGTTTTTCGCGAGCCTCGGATATTTCGAGCAAGCGCAGATCGATGACTCGATGCGCGAGCGCGCATACGCGGCACTGAATAATGTCGGCGCGCTCGCACTGGCGCAAAAATCGCTCGACTGCATGTCCACCGGCGAGGCGCGACGTGTGCTGATCGCACGCGCTCTCGTGCACGAACCGCAGGCGCTGATTCTGGACGAACCGACCACCGGACTTGATCTGGTCGCGCGTTTTGGTTTCATGCAGATCGTGCGCAATCTCGCGCGGCAGGGACGCACCGTGATTCTGGTCACGCATCATTTCGACGAAGTGATTCCGGAAATTCAACGTGTGATTCTACTGCGCCACGGACGAATCGCTGCCGACGGAGCAAAGGCCGAGGTGTTGCAATCCGCATCGGTCAGCGCCGCGTTTGAGCATGCGATCACGCTGCACGAATCGCACGGCTATTACCACGCGCAATTGGGCGGCTGA
- a CDS encoding TonB-dependent receptor: protein MTTPSTTRRLLAISIAFALCHAHVSLAVSLPVNAAPADAATANADAASDAGSTRLNTVDVSAKLDESRNQLSPDIGASQYVMDHKAIEQLPLGTATPLNQVLLQAPGVVNDSYGQLHVRGDHADLQYRINGVIIPESISGFGQSLDTRVIDRVQLLTGALPAQYGYRTAGIVDITTTTPAQGFGGSVGITAGSFGTVNPDITLYGSQDRWSYFVTGNFYQSDIGIENPTASRTPIHDHSDQGKGFGYLSYLLNDDTRLSFMAGVTNNRFQIPNNPGQEPVYTLAGVNGFDSANLDERQREVTRFGVLALQGHFGYTDYQISLGRRYTSVNYQPDPIGDLIFNGVAGTIGRSNRADTLQADFSTPFGDRHTVRYGLYASSEHPVSNSTSLVFPADADGNQTSSTPLSIIDNAAHINARTYGLYLQDEWKLSDKLTMNYGLRADKVDAYVNEGQISPRLGFVYQWSDATTLHAGYARYFTPPPAELISQTDIALFQGTTNALPTNVNAQTLSERSDYFDLGISQKITENLTLGLDAYYRKVHNLLDEGQFGAALIFSPFNYNQGRVRGLEFTSNYSAGDFGAYLNVSANRAMGKQVVTGQYNFAQDELDYIATHWVHLDHDQRLTGNGGVNYNWDGTKLGVDFIYGSGLRADFANSAHLPQYYQVNISASRDFDLPALGKINTRLAVMNVTDRSYELRDGSGIGVGAPQYGPRRGVFVGFTKNF, encoded by the coding sequence ATGACTACACCATCCACCACTCGGCGCTTGCTCGCCATCAGCATCGCCTTTGCCTTATGCCACGCGCACGTATCGCTGGCCGTATCATTGCCGGTCAATGCCGCACCCGCGGATGCGGCGACAGCTAATGCCGATGCAGCAAGCGATGCCGGCTCGACGCGTCTGAACACTGTCGATGTCAGCGCCAAGCTCGATGAATCGCGCAACCAGCTTTCGCCGGATATCGGCGCCAGCCAATACGTGATGGATCACAAGGCGATCGAACAATTGCCGCTCGGCACAGCCACGCCATTGAACCAGGTGCTGCTGCAAGCGCCAGGTGTGGTCAACGACAGTTACGGCCAGTTGCATGTGCGCGGCGATCACGCCGACCTGCAATACCGCATCAACGGCGTAATCATTCCCGAGAGCATCAGCGGGTTTGGTCAAAGCCTCGACACACGTGTGATCGATCGTGTGCAACTACTCACGGGCGCGCTGCCGGCGCAGTACGGTTATCGCACCGCCGGCATTGTCGATATCACCACGACTACACCGGCGCAAGGTTTCGGCGGCAGCGTCGGCATCACTGCCGGATCGTTCGGCACAGTGAATCCCGACATCACGTTGTACGGCAGCCAGGATCGCTGGAGTTATTTTGTCACCGGCAATTTCTACCAGAGCGACATCGGCATCGAAAATCCGACCGCCTCGCGCACGCCGATTCATGACCACTCCGATCAGGGCAAGGGTTTCGGTTATTTGTCGTATCTGCTCAACGACGATACGCGGCTGAGTTTCATGGCCGGTGTGACCAATAATCGTTTCCAGATTCCAAACAACCCGGGACAGGAACCTGTCTACACCCTCGCCGGTGTGAACGGCTTCGACTCGGCCAATCTCGATGAGCGGCAGCGCGAAGTCACGCGCTTTGGCGTGCTCGCACTGCAGGGACATTTCGGCTACACCGATTATCAGATCTCGCTTGGCCGGCGCTATACCAGCGTGAATTATCAGCCTGATCCGATCGGCGACCTGATCTTCAACGGCGTCGCCGGCACGATCGGTCGCAGCAATCGCGCTGATACCTTGCAGGCGGATTTCTCCACGCCGTTCGGCGATCGCCATACCGTGCGCTACGGCCTATATGCGAGTTCGGAGCATCCGGTCAGCAACAGCACATCGCTCGTATTTCCCGCCGATGCCGATGGCAATCAGACCAGTTCGACCCCGCTCAGCATCATCGACAACGCCGCGCACATCAACGCACGTACCTACGGTTTGTATCTGCAGGACGAGTGGAAACTCAGCGACAAACTCACGATGAATTACGGACTGCGCGCCGACAAGGTCGATGCATATGTCAACGAAGGACAGATCAGTCCGCGCCTCGGTTTTGTCTATCAATGGTCGGATGCGACCACGCTGCACGCCGGTTACGCGCGCTACTTCACGCCGCCGCCTGCCGAGCTGATTTCGCAGACCGACATCGCCTTGTTCCAGGGCACGACCAACGCGCTGCCGACCAACGTCAACGCGCAAACCTTGTCGGAACGATCGGACTATTTCGATCTCGGCATTTCGCAAAAGATCACCGAAAACCTGACACTAGGACTCGATGCGTATTACCGCAAAGTCCACAACCTGCTCGATGAAGGACAGTTCGGCGCGGCGCTGATTTTCTCGCCGTTCAACTATAATCAAGGCCGCGTGCGTGGCCTTGAATTCACCTCGAACTACAGCGCCGGAGACTTCGGCGCGTACCTCAATGTTTCGGCGAATCGCGCGATGGGCAAACAGGTCGTCACCGGCCAGTACAATTTCGCGCAGGACGAACTCGACTACATCGCCACGCACTGGGTGCACCTCGATCACGACCAGCGCCTGACCGGCAACGGCGGTGTGAACTACAACTGGGACGGCACCAAACTCGGTGTGGATTTCATCTACGGCTCGGGCTTGCGCGCCGACTTCGCCAACAGCGCGCATCTGCCGCAGTATTACCAGGTGAACATTTCCGCGAGCCGCGATTTCGATCTGCCGGCGCTTGGAAAAATCAACACGCGTCTGGCCGTGATGAATGTCACCGATCGCAGTTACGAGCTCCGTGACGGTTCCGGTATCGGCGTTGGCGCGCCGCAATACGGGCCGCGACGCGGCGTGTTTGTCGGGTTCACCAAGAACTTCTGA
- a CDS encoding AraC family transcriptional regulator, protein MNSAAHSSNPSHSAGSFELIERVANRLVGAAFSPHRHDTYTVALTMAGVQAFNYRGSMRHSLAGQVLILHPDEIHDGHCSDEAGFSYRAAYVPPAHVQAVLGGAKLPFVVNGVSTNPALIAAAFNMVIDCAGVEDPGAYEDALYDLAHAMNNAAGRAATVRIANRTAVMRARDFLETAVVFGARLDQLEQVTGCDRWQLSRDFRALLGTSPYRYLQHRRIDLAKRMLREGAKLAEAAHGAGFADQSHFGRTFRKAVGLAPKEWLRSDLFRTIIL, encoded by the coding sequence ATGAATTCTGCAGCGCATTCCTCGAACCCATCGCATTCGGCCGGCTCATTCGAGCTGATCGAGCGAGTCGCAAACCGGCTGGTCGGAGCAGCGTTTTCGCCGCATCGGCACGATACTTACACTGTCGCTTTGACTATGGCTGGGGTGCAAGCGTTCAACTATCGCGGGTCGATGCGACATTCGCTGGCTGGGCAGGTGCTAATCCTCCATCCTGACGAAATACACGACGGACATTGCAGCGATGAGGCGGGATTCAGCTATCGGGCGGCCTATGTTCCGCCAGCTCATGTCCAGGCAGTGCTTGGAGGCGCGAAACTGCCGTTTGTCGTTAATGGCGTCTCGACGAATCCCGCCTTGATCGCGGCAGCCTTCAACATGGTCATCGACTGCGCGGGCGTCGAGGATCCCGGTGCCTATGAAGACGCGCTTTACGATCTGGCCCATGCCATGAACAATGCGGCTGGCAGGGCGGCAACTGTGAGGATCGCCAACCGAACAGCCGTGATGAGGGCGCGCGACTTTCTCGAAACCGCCGTCGTTTTCGGTGCGCGACTCGATCAACTTGAGCAAGTGACTGGCTGTGACCGTTGGCAGCTTTCGCGTGACTTCCGGGCATTGCTTGGCACCAGCCCTTATCGCTATCTGCAGCACCGACGGATCGATCTTGCCAAGCGGATGTTGCGTGAAGGCGCGAAGCTGGCTGAGGCAGCCCATGGCGCTGGCTTTGCGGATCAGAGCCATTTTGGTCGCACATTCCGCAAGGCAGTTGGCCTCGCGCCGAAAGAGTGGCTTCGTTCGGACTTGTTCCGCACGATCATTCTATAG